A single region of the Anguilla rostrata isolate EN2019 chromosome 11, ASM1855537v3, whole genome shotgun sequence genome encodes:
- the LOC135234667 gene encoding tubulin alpha chain-like gives MRECISIHVGQAGVQIGNACWELYCLEHGIQPDGQMPSDKTIGGGDDSFNTFFSETGAGKHVPRAVFVDLEPTVIDEVRTGTYRQLFHPEQLITGKEDAANNYARGHYTIGKEIIDLVLDRIRKLADQCTGLQGFLVFHSFGGGTGSGFTSLLMERLSVDYGKKSKLEFSIYPAPQVSTAVVEPYNSILTTHTTLEHSDCAFMVDNEAIYDICRRNLDIERPTYTNLNRLISQIVSSITASLRFDGALNVDLTEFQTNLVPYPRIHFPLATYAPVISAEKAYHEQLSVSEITNACFEPANQMVKCDPRHGKYMACCLLYRGDVVPKDVNAAIATIKTKRTIQFVDWCPTGFKVGINYQPPTVVPGGDLAKVQRAVCMLSNTTAIAEAWARLDHKFDLMYAKRAFVHWYVGEGMEEGEFSEAREDMAALEKDYEEVGVDSIEGEGEEEGEEY, from the exons ATG CGTGAGTGTATCTCCATCCACGTGGGCCAGGCTGGTGTCCAGATtggcaatgcatgctgggagctctACTGCCTGGAGCACGGCATCCAGCCGGATGGACAGATGCCCAGTGACAAGACCATCGGAGGAGGGGACGACTCCTTCAACACCTTCTTCAGTGAGACGGGAGCAGGCAAGCACGTTCCCAGGGCTGTGTTTGTGgatctggagcccactgtaatAG ATGAGGTGCGCACTGGGACTTACCGCCAGCTGTTCCATCCTGAGCAGCTCATCACTGGAAAAGAAGATGCTGCCAACAACTACGCTCGCGGCCACTACACTATCGGCAAAGAGATCATCGACCTGGTGCTGGACAGGATCCGCAAACTG GCTGACCAGTGCACAGGCCTCCAGGGCTTCCTGGTCTTCCACAGCTTTGGAGGTGGTACCGGCTCTGGTTTCACCTCCCTGCTGATGGAACGCTTGTCTGTTGACTACGGCAAGAAATCCAAGCTGGAGTTCTCCATCTATCCAGCTCCCCAGGTGTCCACAGCTGTGGTGGAGCCCTACAACTCCATCTtgaccacccacaccaccctaGAGCACTCTGACTGTGCCTTCATGGTTGACAATGAGGCCATCTATGACATCTGCCGTAGAAACCTTGATATCGAGCGCCCCACCTACACCAACCTCAACCGGCTCATTAGCCAGATTGTATCTTCCATCACAGCCTCCCTCAGATTTGATGGTGCCCTCAATGTTGATTTAACAGAGTTCCAGACCAACTTGGTGCCCTATCCCCGAATCCACTTCCCTCTGGCTACTTATGCCCCCGTTATCTCTGCTGAGAAGGCTTACCATGAGCAGCTTTCTGTGTCTGAGATCACCAATGCCTGCTTTGAGCCAGCTAATCAGATGGTCAAATGCGACCCTCGTCACGGCAAGTACAtggcctgctgcctgctgtACCGTGGTGACGTGGTGCCCAAAGACGTAAACGCTGCCATCGCCACCATCAAGACCAAGCGTACCATCCAGTTTGTGGACTGGTGCCCCACTGGTTTCAAGGTTGGCATCAACTACCAGCCCCCCACCGTGGTTCCTGGTGGAGACCTGGCTAAGGTTCAGAGAGCGGTGTGCATGCTGAGCAACACCACCGCCATCGCCGAGGCCTGGGCCCGCCTGGACCACAAGTTTGATCTGATGTACGCCAAGCGCGCCTTTGTGCACTGGTACGTGGGGGAGGGTATGGAGGAGGGAGAGTTCTCAGAGGCCAGAGAAGACATGGCCGCCCTGGAGAAGGATTATGAGGAGGTGGGCGTCGACTCCATCGAAGgtgaaggagaagaggagggagaggagtacTAA
- the tuba1a gene encoding tubulin alpha-1A chain, whose product MRECISIHVGQAGVQIGNACWELYCLEHGIQPDGQMPSDKTIGGGDDSFNTFFSETGAGKHVPRAVFVDLEPTVIDEVRTGTYRQLFHPEQLITGKEDAANNYARGHYTIGKEIIDLVLDRIRKLADQCTGLQGFLVFHSFGGGTGSGFTSLLMERLSVDYGKKSKLEFSIYPAPQVSTAVVEPYNSILTTHTTLEHSDCAFMVDNEAIYDICRRNLDIERPTYTNLNRLIGQIVSSITASLRFDGALNVDLTEFQTNLVPYPRIHFPLATYAPVISAEKAYHEQLSVSEITNACFEPANQMVKCDPRHGKYMACCLLYRGDVVPKDVNAAIATIKTKRTIQFVDWCPTGFKVGINYQPPTVVPGGDLAKVQRAVCMLSNTTAIAEAWARLDHKFDLMYAKRAFVHWYVGEGMEEGEFSEAREDMAALEKDYEEVGVDSVEGEGEEEGEEY is encoded by the exons ATG CGTGAGTGCATCTCCATCCACGTGGGCCAGGCTGGTGTTCAGATtggcaatgcatgctgggagctctATTGCCTGGAGCACGGCATCCAGCCGGATGGACAGATGCCCAGTGACAAGACCATTGGAGGAGGGGACGACTCCTTCAACACCTTCTTTAGTGAGACGGGAGCAGGCAAGCACGTCCCCAGGGCTGTGTTTGTGgatctggagcccactgtaatAG ATGAGGTGCGCACTGGGACTTACCGCCAGCTGTTCCATCCTGAGCAGCTCATCACTGGAAAAGAAGATGCTGCCAACAACTACGCTCGCGGCCACTACACCATCGGCAAAGAGATCATCGACCTGGTGCTGGACAGGATCCGCAAACTG GCTGACCAGTGCACAGGCCTCCAGGGCTTCCTGGTCTTCCACAGCTTTGGAGGTGGTACCGGCTCTGGTTTCACCTCCCTGCTGATGGAACGCCTGTCTGTTGACTACGGCAAGAAATCCAAGCTGGAGTTCTCCATCTATCCAGCTCCTCAGGTGTCCACAGCTGTGGTGGAGCCCTACAACTCCATCTTGACCACCCATACCACCCTAGAGCACTCCGACTGTGCCTTCATGGTTGACAATGAGGCTATCTATGACATCTGCCGTAGAAACCTTGATATCGAGCGCCCCACCTACACCAACCTCAATCGGCTCATTGGCCAGATTGTATCCTCCATCACAGCCTCCCTCCGATTCGATGGTGCCCTCAATGTTGATCTGACAGAGTTCCAGACCAACTTGGTGCCCTATCCCCGAATCCACTTCCCTCTGGCTACTTATGCCCCAGTTATCTCTGCTGAGAAGGCTTACCATGAGCAACTTTCTGTGTCTGAGATCACCAATGCCTGCTTTGAGCCAGCTAATCAGATGGTCAAATGTGACCCTCGTCACGGCAAGTACAtggcctgctgcctgctgtACCGTGGTGACGTGGTGCCCAAAGATGTAAATGCTGCCATCGCCACCATCAAGACCAAGCGTACCATCCAGTTTGTGGACTGGTGCCCCACTGGTTTCAAGGTTGGCATCAACTACCAGCCCCCCACCGTGGTTCCTGGTGGGGACCTGGCTAAGGTTCAGAGAGCGGTGTGCATGCTGAGCAACACCACCGCCATTGCCGAGGCCTGGGCCCGCCTGGACCACAAGTTTGATCTGATGTACGCCAAGCGCGCCTTTGTGCACTGGTACGTGGGGGAGGGTATGGAGGAGGGAGAGTTCTCCGAGGCCAGAGAAGACATGGCCGCCCTGGAGAAGGATTATGAGGAGGTGGGCGTCGACTCCGTCGAAGgtgaaggagaagaggagggagaagagtaCTAA
- the LOC135234665 gene encoding tubulin alpha-1A chain-like isoform X1 yields MRECISIHVGQAGVQIGNACWELYCLEHGIQPDGQMPSDKTIGGGDDSFNTFFSETGAGKHVPRAVFVDLEPTVIDEVRTGTYRQLFHPEQLITGKEDAANNYARGHYTIGKEIIDLVLDRIRKLADQCTGLQGFLVFHSFGGGTGSGFTSLLMERLSVDYGKKSKLEFSIYPAPQVSTAVVEPYNSILTTHTTLEHSDCAFMVDNEAIYDICRRNLDIERPTYTNLNRLIGQIVSSITASLRFDGALNVDLTEFQTNLVPYPRIHFPLATYAPVISAEKAYHEQLSVSEITNACFEPSNQMVKCDPRHGKYMACCLLYRGDVVPKDVNAAIATIKTKRTIQFVDWCPTGFKVGINYQPPTVVPGGDLAKVQRAVCMLSNTTAIAEAWARLDHKFDLMYAKRAFVHWYVGEGMEEGEFSEAREDMAALEKDYEEVGVDSMEGEGEDEGEEY; encoded by the exons atg CGTGAGTGTATCTCCATCCACGTGGGCCAGGCTGGTGTCCAGATTGGCAATGCATGTTGGGAGCTCTATTGCCTGGAGCATGGCATCCAGCCGGATGGACAGATGCCCAGTGACAAGACCATTGGAGGAGGGGACGACTCCTTCAACACCTTCTTCAGTGAGACGGGGGCAGGCAAGCACGTCCCCAGGGCTGTGTTTGTGgatctggagcccactgtaatAG ATGAGGTGCGTACTGGGACTTACCGCCAGCTGTTCCATCCTGAGCAGCTCATCACTGGAAAAGAAGATGCTGCCAACAACTACGCTCGCGGCCACTACACCATCGGCAAAGAGATCATCGACCTGGTGCTGGACAGGATCCGCAAACTG GCTGACCAGTGCACAGGCCTCCAGGGCTTCCTGGTCTTCCACAGCTTTGGAGGTGGTACCGGCTCTGGTTTCACCTCCCTGCTGATGGAACGCCTGTCTGTTGACTACGGCAAGAAATCCAAGCTGGAGTTCTCCATCTACCCAGCTCCTCAGGTGTCCACAGCTGTGGTGGAGCCCTACAACTCCATCTTGACCACTCATACCACCCTAGAGCACTCTGACTGTGCCTTCATGGTTGACAATGAGGCTATCTATGACATCTGCCGTAGAAACCTCGATATCGAGCGCCCCACCTACACTAACCTCAACCGGCTCATTGGCCAGATTGTATCCTCCATCACAGCCTCCCTCCGATTCGATGGTGCCCTCAATGTTGATCTGACAGAGTTCCAGACCAACTTGGTGCCCTATCCCCGAATTCACTTCCCTCTGGCTACTTATGCTCCAGTTATCTCTGCTGAGAAGGCTTACCATGAGCAGCTTTCTGTGTCTGAGATCACCAATGCCTGTTTTGAGCCATCCAATCAGATGGTCAAATGCGACCCTCGTCACGGCAAGTACAtggcctgctgcctgctgtACCGTGGTGACGTGGTGCCCAAAGATGTAAATGCTGCCATCGCCACCATCAAGACCAAGCGTACCATCCAGTTTGTGGACTGGTGCCCCACTGGTTTCAAGGTTGGCATCAACTACCAGCCCCCCACCGTGGTTCCTGGTGGGGACCTGGCTAAGGTTCAGAGAGCGGTGTGCATGCTGAGCAACACCACCGCCATCGCCGAGGCCTGGGCCCGCCTGGACCACAAGTTTGATCTGATGTACGCCAAGCGCGCCTTTGTGCACTGGTACGTGGGGGAGGGTATGGAGGAGGGAGAGTTCTCAGAGGCCAGAGAAGACATGGCCGCCTTGGAGAAGGATTATGAGGAGGTGGGCGTCGACTCCATGGAAGGTGAAGGAGAAGATGAGGGTGAAGAATATTAA
- the LOC135234665 gene encoding tubulin alpha chain-like isoform X3, with product MRECISIHVGQAGVQIGNACWELYCLEHGIQQDGQMPSDKTIGGGDDSFNTFFSETGAGKHVPRAVFVDLEPAVIDEVRTGTYRQLFHPEQLITGKEDAANNYARGHYTIGKEIIDLVLDRIRKLADQCTGLQGFLVFHSFGGGTGSGFTSLLMERLSVDYGKKSKLEFSIYPAPQVSTAVVEPYNSILTTHTTLEHSDCAFMVDNEAIYDICRRNLDIERPTYTNLNRLISQIVSSITASLRFDGALNVDLTEFQTNLVPYPRIHFPLATYAPVISAEKAYHEQLSVSEITNACFEPANQMVKCDPRHGKYMACCLLYRGDVVPKDVNAAIATIKTKRSIQFVDWCPTGFKVGINYQPPTVVPGGDLAKVQRAVCMLSNTTAIAEAWARLDHKFDLMYAKRAFVHWYVGEGMEEGEFSEAREDMAALEKDYEEVGVDSIEGEGEEEGEEY from the exons atg cgTGAGTGCATCTCCATCCACGTGGGACAGGCTGGGGTTCAGATtggcaatgcatgctgggagctctACTGCCTGGAGCATGGTATCCAACAGGATGGACAGATGCCCAGTGACAAGACCATCGGAGGAGGGGACGACTCCTTCAACACCTTCTTCAGTGAGACGGGAGCAGGCAAGCACGTCCCCAGGGCTGTGTTTGTGGATCTGGAGCCTGCAGTCATTG ATGAGGTGCGCACTGGGACTTACCGCCAGCTGTTCCATCCTGAGCAGCTCATCACTGGAAAAGAAGATGCTGCCAACAACTACGCTCGCGGCCACTACACCATCGGCAAAGAGATCATCGACCTGGTGCTGGACAGGATCCGCAAACTG GCTGACCAGTGCACAGGCCTCCAGGGCTTCCTGGTCTTCCACAGCTTTGGAGGTGGTACCGGCTCTGGTTTCACCTCCCTGCTGATGGAACGCCTGTCTGTTGACTACGGCAAGAAATCCAAGCTGGAGTTCTCCATCTATCCAGCTCCTCAGGTGTCCACAGCTGTGGTGGAGCCCTACAACTCCATCCTGACCACCCATACCACCCTAGAGCACTCTGACTGCGCCTTCATGGTTGACAATGAGGCTATCTATGACATCTGCCGTAGAAACCTTGATATCGAGCGCCCCACCTACACCAACCTCAATCGGCTCATTAGCCAGATTGTATCCTCCATCACAGCCTCCCTCAGATTTGATGGTGCCCTCAATGTTGATCTGACAGAGTTCCAGACCAACTTGGTGCCCTATCCCCGAATCCACTTCCCTCTGGCTACTTATGCCCCCGTTATCTCTGCTGAGAAGGCTTACCATGAGCAGCTTTCTGTGTCTGAGATCACCAATGCCTGCTTTGAGCCAGCTAATCAGATGGTCAAATGTGACCCTCGTCACGGCAAGTACAtggcctgctgcctgctgtACCGTGGTGACGTGGTGCCCAAAGACGTAAACGCTGCCATCGCCACCATCAAGACCAAGCGCAGCATCCAGTTTGTGGACTGGTGCCCCACTGGTTTCAAGGTTGGCATCAACTACCAGCCCCCCACCGTGGTTCCTGGTGGGGACCTGGCTAAGGTTCAGAGAGCGGTGTGCATGCTGAGCAACACCACCGCCATCGCCGAGGCCTGGGCCCGCCTGGATCACAAGTTTGATCTGATGTACGCCAAGCGCGCCTTTGTACACTGGTACGTGGGGGAGGGTATGGAGGAGGGAGAGTTCTCCGAGGCCAGAGAAGACATGGCCGCCTTGGAGAAGGATTATGAGGAGGTGGGCGTCGACTCCATTGAAGGcgaaggagaagaggaaggagaggagtaCTAA
- the LOC135234665 gene encoding tubulin alpha-1A chain-like isoform X4: MPSDKTIGGGDDSFNTFFSETGAGKHVPRAVFVDLEPTVIDEVRTGTYRQLFHPEQLITGKEDAANNYARGHYTIGKEIIDLVLDRIRKLADQCTGLQGFLVFHSFGGGTGSGFTSLLMERLSVDYGKKSKLEFSIYPAPQVSTAVVEPYNSILTTHTTLEHSDCAFMVDNEAIYDICRRNLDIERPTYTNLNRLIGQIVSSITASLRFDGALNVDLTEFQTNLVPYPRIHFPLATYAPVISAEKAYHEQLSVSEITNACFEPSNQMVKCDPRHGKYMACCLLYRGDVVPKDVNAAIATIKTKRTIQFVDWCPTGFKVGINYQPPTVVPGGDLAKVQRAVCMLSNTTAIAEAWARLDHKFDLMYAKRAFVHWYVGEGMEEGEFSEAREDMAALEKDYEEVGVDSMEGEGEDEGEEY, from the exons ATGCCCAGTGACAAGACCATTGGAGGAGGGGACGACTCCTTCAACACCTTCTTCAGTGAGACGGGGGCAGGCAAGCACGTCCCCAGGGCTGTGTTTGTGgatctggagcccactgtaatAG ATGAGGTGCGTACTGGGACTTACCGCCAGCTGTTCCATCCTGAGCAGCTCATCACTGGAAAAGAAGATGCTGCCAACAACTACGCTCGCGGCCACTACACCATCGGCAAAGAGATCATCGACCTGGTGCTGGACAGGATCCGCAAACTG GCTGACCAGTGCACAGGCCTCCAGGGCTTCCTGGTCTTCCACAGCTTTGGAGGTGGTACCGGCTCTGGTTTCACCTCCCTGCTGATGGAACGCCTGTCTGTTGACTACGGCAAGAAATCCAAGCTGGAGTTCTCCATCTACCCAGCTCCTCAGGTGTCCACAGCTGTGGTGGAGCCCTACAACTCCATCTTGACCACTCATACCACCCTAGAGCACTCTGACTGTGCCTTCATGGTTGACAATGAGGCTATCTATGACATCTGCCGTAGAAACCTCGATATCGAGCGCCCCACCTACACTAACCTCAACCGGCTCATTGGCCAGATTGTATCCTCCATCACAGCCTCCCTCCGATTCGATGGTGCCCTCAATGTTGATCTGACAGAGTTCCAGACCAACTTGGTGCCCTATCCCCGAATTCACTTCCCTCTGGCTACTTATGCTCCAGTTATCTCTGCTGAGAAGGCTTACCATGAGCAGCTTTCTGTGTCTGAGATCACCAATGCCTGTTTTGAGCCATCCAATCAGATGGTCAAATGCGACCCTCGTCACGGCAAGTACAtggcctgctgcctgctgtACCGTGGTGACGTGGTGCCCAAAGATGTAAATGCTGCCATCGCCACCATCAAGACCAAGCGTACCATCCAGTTTGTGGACTGGTGCCCCACTGGTTTCAAGGTTGGCATCAACTACCAGCCCCCCACCGTGGTTCCTGGTGGGGACCTGGCTAAGGTTCAGAGAGCGGTGTGCATGCTGAGCAACACCACCGCCATCGCCGAGGCCTGGGCCCGCCTGGACCACAAGTTTGATCTGATGTACGCCAAGCGCGCCTTTGTGCACTGGTACGTGGGGGAGGGTATGGAGGAGGGAGAGTTCTCAGAGGCCAGAGAAGACATGGCCGCCTTGGAGAAGGATTATGAGGAGGTGGGCGTCGACTCCATGGAAGGTGAAGGAGAAGATGAGGGTGAAGAATATTAA
- the LOC135234665 gene encoding tubulin alpha chain-like isoform X2, translated as MRECISIHVGQAGVQIGNACWELYCLEHGIQQDGQMPSDKTIGGGDDSFNTFFSETGAGKHVPRAVFVDLEPAVIDEVRTGTYRQLFHPEQLITGKEDAANNYARGHYTIGKEIIDLVLDRIRKLADQCTGLQGFLVFHSFGGGTGSGFTSLLMERLSVDYGKKSKLEFSIYPAPQVSTAVVEPYNSILTTHTTLEHSDCAFMVDNEAIYDICRRNLDIERPTYTNLNRLISQIVSSITASLRFDGALNVDLTEFQTNLVPYPRIHFPLATYAPVISAEKAYHEQLSVSEITNACFEPANQMVKCDPRHGKYMACCLLYRGDVVPKDVNAAIATIKTKRSIQFVDWCPTGFKVGINYQPPTVVPGGDLAKVQRAVCMLSNTTAIAEAWARLDHKFDLMYAKRAFVHWYVGEGMEEGEFSEAREDMAALEKDYEEVGVDSIEGEGEEEGEEY; from the exons ATG cgTGAGTGCATCTCCATCCACGTGGGACAGGCTGGGGTTCAGATtggcaatgcatgctgggagctctACTGCCTGGAGCATGGTATCCAACAGGATGGACAGATGCCCAGTGACAAGACCATCGGAGGAGGGGACGACTCCTTCAACACCTTCTTCAGTGAGACGGGAGCAGGCAAGCACGTCCCCAGGGCTGTGTTTGTGGATCTGGAGCCTGCAGTCATTG ATGAGGTGCGCACTGGGACTTACCGCCAGCTGTTCCATCCTGAGCAGCTCATCACTGGAAAAGAAGATGCTGCCAACAACTACGCTCGCGGCCACTACACCATCGGCAAAGAGATCATCGACCTGGTGCTGGACAGGATCCGCAAACTG GCTGACCAGTGCACAGGCCTCCAGGGCTTCCTGGTCTTCCACAGCTTTGGAGGTGGTACCGGCTCTGGTTTCACCTCCCTGCTGATGGAACGCCTGTCTGTTGACTACGGCAAGAAATCCAAGCTGGAGTTCTCCATCTATCCAGCTCCTCAGGTGTCCACAGCTGTGGTGGAGCCCTACAACTCCATCCTGACCACCCATACCACCCTAGAGCACTCTGACTGCGCCTTCATGGTTGACAATGAGGCTATCTATGACATCTGCCGTAGAAACCTTGATATCGAGCGCCCCACCTACACCAACCTCAATCGGCTCATTAGCCAGATTGTATCCTCCATCACAGCCTCCCTCAGATTTGATGGTGCCCTCAATGTTGATCTGACAGAGTTCCAGACCAACTTGGTGCCCTATCCCCGAATCCACTTCCCTCTGGCTACTTATGCCCCCGTTATCTCTGCTGAGAAGGCTTACCATGAGCAGCTTTCTGTGTCTGAGATCACCAATGCCTGCTTTGAGCCAGCTAATCAGATGGTCAAATGTGACCCTCGTCACGGCAAGTACAtggcctgctgcctgctgtACCGTGGTGACGTGGTGCCCAAAGACGTAAACGCTGCCATCGCCACCATCAAGACCAAGCGCAGCATCCAGTTTGTGGACTGGTGCCCCACTGGTTTCAAGGTTGGCATCAACTACCAGCCCCCCACCGTGGTTCCTGGTGGGGACCTGGCTAAGGTTCAGAGAGCGGTGTGCATGCTGAGCAACACCACCGCCATCGCCGAGGCCTGGGCCCGCCTGGATCACAAGTTTGATCTGATGTACGCCAAGCGCGCCTTTGTACACTGGTACGTGGGGGAGGGTATGGAGGAGGGAGAGTTCTCCGAGGCCAGAGAAGACATGGCCGCCTTGGAGAAGGATTATGAGGAGGTGGGCGTCGACTCCATTGAAGGcgaaggagaagaggaaggagaggagtaCTAA